From a region of the Zingiber officinale cultivar Zhangliang chromosome 4B, Zo_v1.1, whole genome shotgun sequence genome:
- the LOC121977173 gene encoding probable plastid-lipid-associated protein 14, chloroplastic has product MALCGVSFLPARDALRISLPPLTSSPFPCSRRSWGSRIMRRSQATCSLRKIDSTAPSGAGKPALEADEQIGPVMKFRMSDFAISSQVSVGLHGRADELIFEATVCDPNSSLYKSRVVLRQLTTVQAKRRGQRALEVLKKLARRKLMYHSYAMQVYGYVFSSDIGDNIPFTLVHGYHGSYSLRHWLQLSDWLPTLEVTLALDDECLRRVGDDTTGGPAVSRQHRLTRILMRDLLIAVNYLHSHGLAHTELRLENVHISPVDKHVKIGILGNAADFNNSNPNHSTNEVNNDRRKLMIAFDMRCVGFIMARLILKELMDASIFLKFKSFLTKGNDPSCLREFLLPILCRDSPSGNPGLQIMDRNWGAGWNLLSQLLALKPSKRISCLDALRHPFLCGPKWRTGPSMDLIRWGLGSTTVRMSEDYIYVGHQRSRIAYFIELMELLNPNPRTKGWLNFLPGRWRLLYSTGRHIGLTLRQTTPRVLIDDAYLTLRQASVPDHRSFSLVSNISFKIIPTLHWPHDKSGPTGSLQVKSLVRICPGRRHYPKEEDSEESRRFAIHNSASGHLSSRKWKGMDNLKELPSSLPAVKLTMDDIDVSLKLDSSSLSADAAKKVLQEVRTQIPFEMFDVSKFVCGTYVDSRMMVLRGISGSALLFTRSCSVNENV; this is encoded by the exons ATGGCGCTTTGCGGGGTCTCCTTCCTCCCCGCGCGCGATGCGCTCCGGATCAGCCTTCCGCCCCTCACCTCTTCTCCCTTCCCTTGCTCTCGGCGTTCTTGGGGATCCAGAATTATGCGGAGAAGTCAGGCCACGTGCTCTCTCCGGAAGATCGACTCCACCGCTCCGTCTGGCGCCGGTAAACCGGCGTTGGAGGCCGATGAGCAGATCGGACCCGTCATGAAGTTCAGGATGTCTGATTTTGCAATCTCCTCTCAAGTTAGCGTCGGTCTTCATGGACGG GCTGACGAGTTGATCTTCGAGGCGACTGTTTGTGATCCCAATAG CTCGCTTTACAAATCGAGGGTAGTGCTTCGGCAACTGACTACTGTGCAAGCGAAGCGCAGAGGTCAGCGTGCATTGGAG GTTCTGAAGAAACTTGCTCGGCGCAAGCTTATGTATCACTCCTATGCAATGCAAGTCTATGGTTATGTGTTCTCCTCAGACATTGGAGACAATATCCCGTTTACATTGGTGCACGGA TATCATGGTAGTTATTCCCTGAGACATTGGCTTCAACTCTCAGATTGGCTTCCCACGTTGGAAGTTACTTTGGCACTAGATGACGAGTGTCTTAGGAGGGTTGGGGATGATACAACAGGTGGACCTGCTGTTAGCCGGCAACATCGCCTCACCAGAATTTTAATGAGAGATCTTCTCATTGCA GTCAACTACTTGCATAGTCATGGGCTAGCTCATACAGAACTAAGGCTAGAGAATGTACATATCAGTCCCGTTGACAAACATGTTAAA ATAGGTATCCTTGGAAATGCTGCTGATTTCAACAACAGCAATCCAAACCATAGCACCAATGAGGTGAACAATGACAGGAGGAAATTGATGATTGCGTTTGATATGAG ATGTGTTGGTTTCATCATGGCAAGACTGATTCTGAAGGAGCTAATGGATGCATCGATCTTTCTAAAGTTTAAGTCTTTCTTGACAAAG GGAAATGACCCGTCATGTTTGCGTGAGTTCCTTTTGCCAATTCTGTGTCGAGATTCACCATCTGGCAATCCTGGTTTGCAG ATAATGGATAGGAACTGGGGTGCTGGTTGGAACCTTCTCTCGCAGTTGCTGGCTTTGAAACCTTCTAAGAGGATAAG TTGTTTGGACGCACTAAGGCATCCATTTTTATGTGGTCCTAAGTGGCGCACAGGTCCTTCCATGGATTTGATCCGATGGGGTTTAGGTTCAACTACCGTTCGGATGTCAGAAGATTACATCTACGTTGGTCATCAG CGAAGTAGGATTGCTTATTTCATAGAGCTGATGGAGTTGCTGAATCCAAATCCTAGAACAAAG GGTTGGCTCAACTTCTTACCCGGTAGGTGGAGGTTGTTATACTCCACGGGAAGGCATATTGGATTAACTCTTAGACAAACTACCCCGAGAGTCCTTATCGATGATGCATACCTAACTTTGCGACAAGCTTCAGTTCCAGATCATCGCAGCttttcacttgtatctaatataaGCTTCAAGATCATACCAACACTTCATTGGCCGCACGACAAGTCTGGGCCTACTGGAAGTTTGCAGGTAAAGTCTCTTGTGAGGATTTGCCCTGGGAGAAGGCATTACCCGAAAGAAGAGGATAGCGAAGAAAGCAGAAGGTTTGCCATCCACAACTCCGCGTCGGGTCACTTGTCCAGTAGGAAATGGAAAGGGATGGACAATCTTAAAGAGCTTCCCTCCAGCCTTCCAGCTGTTAAACTTACCATGGATGATATCGATGTATCGTTGAAACTTGATTCTTCCTCATTGAGTGCCGATGCCGCCAAGAAAGTGCTTCAGGAGGTCCGCACACAGATCCCGTTTGAAATGTTCGACGTGTCTAAATTCGTTTGCGGTACTTATGTAGATTCGAGGATGATGGTTCTTCGCGGAATCAGTGGGTCGGCTTTGCTCTTCACAAGATCGTGTTCTGTAAATGAGAATGTCTAA